The DNA window TGCTGTTTTTCTTCTTTTTTCTTTGTTGATCATAAAGCCGGTACATGCCGAGGAAGTCGTGGTTTATTCCGCGCGTATCGAACAGCTTATCAAGCCGATGTTCGATGCGTTTACCAAGGAAACCGGAATCAAAGTCAAATACGTCACGGATAATGAAGGCGCATTGCTCGCCCGGCTCGAGGCGGAAGGAAAAAATACCCCGGCCGATATGCTGATTACGGCGGATGCCGGTAATCTTTGGGCGGCTGCGCAGGCGGGGTTGTTGCAGCCGATTAAATCCGCCGTGCTGGAAAGTAACATTCCGGCGCATTTGCGCGACCCGGCTAATGAATGGTTCGGTTTGTCGATCCGTGCGCGGACGCTGATTTACAACACCAAGAAAGTGAAGCCGGAAGAATTGTCGACGTATGAGGATCTGGCCGATCCTAAATGGAATAAACGTTTGTGTTTGCGGACATCGAAGAAAGTCTACAACCAATCGCTGGTGGCGATGATGATCGCCGAGCACGGCGAAGCCGAAGCCGAAAAAATTGTTAAAGGTTGGGTGGCCAATCTGGCCGTCGATCCTTTATCGGACGATACGCGCGCACTGGAATTCGTCGCTGCCGGTAAGTGCGACGTGACTTTGGTCAACACTTATTACTTTGGCCGCTTGATGAAGAAAGATCCGAATCTGCCGCTAGCGATTTTCTGGCCGAATCAGAATACCAGTGGCGTGCATGTCAATATTTCCGGTGCCGGTGTGACGCGCCATGCCCGTCATGAGCAAGCCGCCGTCAAGCTGCTGGAATTTTTGTCGTCCGACAAAGCGCAAAATCTTTTTGCTGACGTCAACATGGAATATCCGGTCAATCCGAAAATTGCAGTCGATCCGTTTGTTGCTGCCTGGGGCGGTTTCAAACAAAACCCGATCAATCTGGTAAAAGCCGGCGAGTTGCAAACAACCGCCGTCAAACTGATGGATCGTGCGGGTTATCAGTAAAAAGGCGCAGCAAATACCAAGATTAAGGCGGCGAAAGAAGCGATAGAAAACATAGCTTCTTTCGCCATTTTCCATTCTGTCTCTTCACCAACCGGTCATGGCCATTTGGCGCTCAGTTCCCTTTATCGCCGCTGCATTGGTACTGGCGCCCGTCGGCGTGATCGTTTCTTCTTTTTTCGCGCCGGTCAGCGATGTCTGGCAGCATCTGCTTGAGACGACACTGCCGCTGTTGCTGGTCAATACATTCTGGCTGGCATTGGGAGTTGTTGCCGGCACCGCGTTATTGGGGATTAGTCTGGCGTGGATCACCGCAGTTTATGAATTTCCCGGGCGGCGTTTTTTTTCTTGGGCGTTGCTGTTGCCGATGGCAATGCCTGCGTATGTGACGGCGTTTGTCGCACTGGGCTTGTTCGATTTTACCGGTCCGGTACAAACGGCGTTGCGCGCTTGGCTGGATTCCGATTTATCCTGGTTTCCCGATATTCGCGGCAGAATGGGGGTGGTTGCGGTCATGATGCTGGCTTTTTATCCTTATGTGTATTTGCTGGCGCGCAATGCTTTTTTGAGTCAAGGTAAACGTTCACTGGAAGTGGCGCAATCGCTCGGTTTCAATCGCAGGCAAGGGTTCTTTAAAGTGGTGCTGCCGATGGCGCGCCCCTGGATAGCCGGTGGCATCATGCTGGTGCTGATGGAAACATTGGCGGATTTCGGCACCGTGGCGGTTTTTAATTACAACACCTTCACGACGGCGATTTACAAGGCATGGTTCAGCATGTTTTCACTGCCGGCAGCTTCTCAACTGGCTTCTTTGTTGATCATGATCGTTTTTGCCGTGATTGTGGTGGAGCAACAGCTGCGGTTGCGCATGCGCTACGCGGAAAATAAAAGGACCGAGCGGGCGCAGCGCATTCGCCTGACGGGATGGCGCAATTGGCTGGTGGCCGGCTTTGTGCTGAGTGTACTGTTTCTGGCATTTTTATTACCGATGCTGCAATTGTGCCGCTGGGCCGTGCAATCGTTTGCGCAAGACTTCGACCTCACGCGCTACCTCGAATTTCTCTGGCATTCTCTGACATTATCCGGCCTGGCGGCTTTATTGATCTGCCTGGTAGTCATCGCGATGGTGTATGCGGCGCGGCGTTATCCCAGCCCAGCCGCGCGTTTTGCCGTGCGTATCGCCACCATCGGTTACGCATTGCCCGGTACGGTTCTAGCGATTGGCGTGTACGTGCCGCTGGTGTGGCTGGATGGACGGCTGAGCGAATGGTTGGCAGGCTGGCTGCAAGTCGAAACAGGCCCATTGATACAGGGCACGTTGATGATCATGTTGATTGCTTATTTGATCCGCTTCATGGCGGTGAGTCATTACCCGATTGACGGCGCTATGCAACGGATTACTCCCAGTATTGATGAAGCGGCGATGAGTTTGGGGGTGCACGGCGGGATGATGATCCGGAAAGTACATATCCCGATACTGAAACCGGGAATTTTTACGGCTGCAACTTTGGTGTTTGTCGATGTCATGAAAGAGATGCCTATTACACTGATGACGCGTCCATTCGGCTGGGATACACTGGCTGTGCGGATTTATGAAATGACTTCGGAAGGGCAATGGGAGCAAGCCGCTTTGCCGGCTGTCACGCTGGTGCTCGCGGGATTGATTCCGATTTTTTTGTTTATGCGTCAAACTGAGAAGTAAATAAATGAGTACGGTTTTGCTGCAATTGCACAACATCCGGCAAGCGTACGGCGCGCAAGTTGTCATTCACGACTTATCGTTACAATTACGCAAGGGTCAGATCGGTTGCTTACTCGGCCCAAGCGGCTGCGGTAAAACCACGGCGTTGCGCTGTATCGCCGGTTTTGAGCGCGTATCGGCCGGTGAAATTCTATTGAACGAAGTAAGCGTGAGCAGCGCGAGTGCCTTTGTGCCGCCGGAACGGCGGCGTATCGGTATGGTCTTCCAGGATTATGCGTTGTTTCCGCATCTGGATGTCGCCGCCAATATCGGTTTCGGCCTGCACCGGTTAACCCGGGCGGAACGTGAGCGGCGGGTTGAAGAGCTCTTGCACGTGGTACATCTGGCCAGCGTCGCGAAAAAATATCCGCACGAATTGTCGGGCGGTCAGCAGCAGCGCGTGGCGCTGGCGCGCGCACTGGCGCCGAAACCGGATCTGTTATTGCTGGACGAGCCTTTTTCTAATCTGGACGTCAGTTTGCGCGAACGCTTGAGCATGGAAGTGCGTGAGATTATCAAGAATCAAGGAATTACGGCCATTCTGGTAACGCACGACCAGACGGAAGCGTTTGCGATTGCCGATGTGATCGGGGTGATGGATCATGGCGAGATTCAGCAATGGGATACCGCGTTCAATCTGTATCATCGCCCGGCTAACCGTTTTGTGGCCAATTTCATCGGTCAGGGCGTATTCCTTCCCGGCAGGGTGACCGATGCGCAGCAAGTCGAAATCGAACTGGGGGTATTGAGCGGTGCGATACCGCAACACTGTGAAGCGGGGTGCCAGGTGGACGTGTTATTGCGTCCGGATGATATCGTGCATGACGATGCCAGTCCGATGAAGGCAACAGTGATGCACAAGGCATTTCGTGGCGCGGAGATTTTGTACACCTTGCGGCTGGCGAGTGGAGTCAAAGTGCTTGTGCTGGTGCCCAGTCATCATGATCATGCGATCGGCGGGAAAATAGGCATCAAACTCGAAGCCGATCATATTGTGGCATTCCGGCAATTGCAAGGGTGATGGCGCACTTTTGTATCCGGTCGGTGTAACACTTTTATCGACTTACTTTTTCTGATTGCTATTTTAAGCGGGAAGCCACTTCCCTTTTGATTATTTTTTCTATAGCATAACCATTCAGTTTTATACCACTCTTTTACAGCTTTATTCCATCAATCTGGTAAACCGGTCTTTGAGATAATAAGGTTTACTGTTCTTAATACTGAATAATTTGAATGAGGATTATATGAGTCAGCATATTCATTACGTTACTGATGCAAATTTTGATGCGGAAGTTCTGCAGTCAACAACGCCTGTCCTGGTCGATTACTGGGCGGAATGGTGTGGTCCGTGCAAGATGATAGCGCCGATACTCGACGAAATTGCGAGCGAATATGGTGAGCGTCTTAAAGTGGCGAAGCTGAACATCGATGAGAATCAGATAACACCGCCTAAATACGGCATTCGCGGTATTCCGACATTAATGTTATTTAAAAATGGGAATATTGAAGCGACTAAAGTCGGAGCTTTGTCGAAGTCACAGTTGACAGCCTTTATTGACAGCCATATTTAAACCCGCTAGTCTAATACACATAATAAATTTGTGGACTAAGTGAGCGGTAAAAGCCCACAACCGTATATTTAATAATCCCATCCGTAACAACTTTCCTTCCAGCATCATTATCTTTCACCCGAGTATTATTTTTTCGCGAGCTTTACATGCGCTTATCTGATTTAAAAAACCTGCACGTCACTGAATTAGTAAAAATGGCTGTCGAAAACGAAATCGATGGCGCTAACCGAATGCGGAAACAAGATTTGATTTTTGCATTGCTTAAGAATCAGGCGCGCAAGGGTGAAAATATTTACGGTCACGGTACGCTGGAAGTGTTGCAAGACGGTTTCGGATTTTTGCGTTCTCCTGATACTTCTTATCTGGCCGGGCCGGATGATATCTATATATCACCTAGCCAGATCCGGCGCTTTAATTTGCATACCGGTGATTCGATTGATGGCGAGATTCGGCCGCCGAAGGATGGGGAACGTTATTTCGCGCTGGTGAAAGTTGATAAAGTCAATAACGAGCCGCCGGAAAATTCCAAGCAGAAAATTTTGTTTGAAAATCTGACCCCATTGTTTCCCGATGAGCGACTCGTGCTCGAACGCGATATCAAAGCCGAAGAAAACATTACCAGCCGTATCATCGATCTGATCGCCCCGATCGGTAAAGGTCAGCGCGGTTTGCTGGTGGCCAGTCCCAAATCCGGTAAAACCGTCATGCTGCAACATATCGCGCATGCGATTGCGGCTAATTATCCGGATGTGATTTTGATGGTGTTGCTGATCGATGAACGGCCGGAAGAGGTGACGGAGATGATTCGTTCAGTCAGAGGGGAGGTGATTTCTTCCACTTTCGACGAAGCCGCCACACGGCATGTTCAAGTAGCTGAAATGGTCATTGAGAAAGCGAAACGCCTCGTCGAGCATAAAAAGGATGTGGTAATCCTGCTTGATTCGATCACCCGGCTGGCGCGCGCTTATAACGCTGTGGTGCCCGCTTCGGGTAAGGTATTGACCGGTGGTGTAGATGCCAGCGCATTACAACGGCCCAAACGCTTCTTCGGTGCGGCGCGCAATATCGAAGAGGGCGGATCGCTGACCATTATTGCGACCGCGTTGATCGATACCGGATCACGCATGGACGATGTGATTTATGAAGAATTCAAGGGCACCGGCAATATGGAAATCCATCTTGACCGGAAAATGGCGGAGAAAAGGATATATCCAGCGATCAATGTGAACCGATCAGGAACTCGACGGGAAGAATTACTGATTTCACCCGATGTGCTGCAAAAAATCTGGGTACTGCGCAAATTGTTGCATCCCATGGATGATATGGATGCGATGGCATTCTTACTTGATAAAATTAAGGCAACCAAGAATAATTCCGACTTTTTTGATTCTATGCGGCGGGTCTAGATAAAATTTTCCCAGTTGCACCAATACGCACATTAAAGGATAATACACCGCTTTTTAATCTTCCCCATTGTTCTCATTGGGATTGAAATAAACAAGGATATTGGCAATGAAAGCAGACATTCATCCGGATTATCAGGAAATCACCGTGACTTGCAGTTGCGGCAGTGTTTTTAAAACCCGTTCTACTATGAACAAGCCCTTGAATATTGAGGTTTGTTCTCAGTGTCATCCGTTTTACACTGGAAAGCATAAGATTGTGGATACCGCTGGTCGGGTTGAGAAATTCCGCCAAAAATACAGTAAGCAAATACGCAAATAATTACCCGAGTAATTGCAAAATTGCATTCGCATCCTGGCGACAGGATTCGGTATGTTCTGATGACTGGTCGTTTCTCTTTAATAGTGAATGGCGAGCCAGATAGTCTCGGTATCGGGATCTGTCCACGCAACTTTGTGTTTCTTGTGCGCAGGTATAGTAATAAAATCTCCCTCAAAAAGTTGTACTGACGTTTGATCTTCAAAAGACAGTACAGCTTTACCTTTTAATATCATAACCCACTCGTTTTTTTCCTGATCATACCAGCCGCCGGATTCTGGCGATCTTTGTCCTTTTGAAATAATTCTCTCGATCTTTACTGCTTCGTTCTTCGTCAGTAACTCAAAGAATTCCTGATTCAGGTTTTTGGGAATTTCTGCGTAAATGTTTCGTAATTTCATGTTGAATTAATGAGTTTGCCGGATTTCTCATTGTATAAAAATTCCTATTCTGAAAACAGGAACTAAAAAAATTTCCAATTGCAAATGATTTTTATGCGACTGCAATGTTGTGGTGAAAAGCTCGTTTGAAATAATCATCGCTTAAAAATAAGCGACCCATTTTTGCTGTTGTAATCATAAAGTTGAAAAAATTCCATAAAACTATGCTATAAACATCAATCGGAAATTTTCTGTTAACTTCATGGAATCAGAGGCTTCTTTTGATAATCAGAAAAACTGGTCGAGCTGCAAAGAAGTTATCCTTCACATCGCAAAAGTCGCATTTAAGTCTGCCCAATCCGTCTGATCAAGCGAGAAATCTTGAAGTTGCTTCATTTCCAGTGGTGGGTATCGGTATTTCAATCACAGGATTTGAGACTCTGCGGCAGCTCCTTGCCCAAATCCCTGCGGATTCCGGTGCAGCTTTCGTAGTCATCTTCCAGTCAACGGACTCGACCCAGGTCAGCCAATTTTTCGGTCAGCTGCGCGATGTCACCGGCATGGAGATTGTGTTAGTGGAAGACCTGTCGAAAATGCAGCCCGACTGCATCTATATGGCCACGCGGTTGGATAGGAATTTATTTATTTCGAACGGTTTCTTGTGTGTCTTTGATACAGTGCCGGAGTCGGTATCAAATTTTCCAATCGATTTTTTCTTTCGCAGTCTGGCGGAAGATCGCAGGGAATCAGCGGTTGGCGTTATTCTTTCAAGTGCGGGCGGCGACGGTGCTCAAGGTTTACTGGAGATAAAGAAAAAAGGTGGGCTGAGTCTTGCCCAAGATTGCTTACTTACAGAATTGGAAGACCTCGGTAGTGTATTCGATACAACTGCGGTTGGTACCAGAGCAACACTTAAGCTATTGCCGGACATCATTGCGCGTTATTTAAAATCCAATTCGGAAAAACCGCAGGCAATGGTTGTTATAAATGACATCGTGCAACTTTTGCATGCGCGGACCGGCAATGATTTTTCCCGTTATAAGAGAAGCACATTGCATCGCCGTATTGATCGACGGATGCAACAGAATCAAATGAGCACGCTGAAAGATTATGTTCATTTCTTGAATGAAAATCCGAAGGAGTTGGATTTATTATTTAAGGAGTTATTGATCAATGTGACCCATTTCTTTCGTGATCCTGTGATGTGGCAGTATGTGAAAGCAGAGATTATTCCACCGATCTTGGCGGCAAATCCGCAAGGGAAAACGGTGAGAGTCTGGGTGCCTGCCTGTTCAACAGGAGAAGAGGCTTACGGATTTGCGATTTTATTTCAGGAAGCGTTGGAACAAAGCGGCTTGCAAGACTGGTATGCGGTGAAAATATTTGCCACCGATCTGGATCAAGAAGCCATCATAAAAGCCCGTCGGGGGCTTTATCCGATGAGTATCAGTCAATATATTTCATTGGAGCGCTTGAACCGATTTTTTATCAGGCAGGGAAATGGTTACCGGGTTTGTAATGCAATACGCGAGACGGTGGTGTTCGCACCGCAAAATGTGCTTGCCGATGTGCCATTTTCCAAATTGGATATTTTATCGTGCCGTAATTTATTGATTTATCTGGATCGCGAGCTACAAAAAAGATTATTGCCCCTATTTTATTATGCATTAAACCCCGGTGGTATTTTGCTGCTGGGTACTGCGGAATCTATCGATAATTTCTCCGAGTTATTTACCCCATTGGAACGCAGTTTGGCGATATACAAACGGCTTGACAATGGACTGCAACTGGAAAACCGTAATCTGATGCAAGACTTTTCTCTGTCAGCGATCACCAAGAAAAATCCGGTCATGAATTTGGAGGAAATTCTGCAGCTGTTGAGAATGGAGCAAGCAATGGATTTGCCAGAAAGAACGGACGATGCCGCAGTTACAGCGATGATGACCGAGTTGCAACTGATGCGCGAGGAAATGCAGACTACGCAGGAAGAAATGCAAACTTCGCAAGAAGAACTCAGATCCAGTAATGAAGAACTGCATTCGACCAATGAAGAATTGCTGGCGGCAAATAGAGAGTTACAAGCTGCCAATAAAGCATTGATCGCCTCTAAAGCCAATTTGAAACTGCTGTACCGGGAATTGCAAACCACTTATGCGGAATTAACGACGTATCTCGAAGCCATCGGACAGCTTGCATTAGTTTCCGTGAGCGATCGATCCGGCCGGATTATAGAAGCCAATGACCGGTTTTGCGAGATTAGCGGCTATAGCCAGCAGGAATTGATCGGACAAGATCACCGTATCCTCAATTCCGGTGTGCATTCTAAAAATTTTTTTATCGAAATGTGGGAAACGATCATCAATGGAAGAATCTGGCACAAAGAGATCTGCAACCGGAGGAAAAGCGGCAGCTTATATTGGGTGGATTCCACCATCGTTCCGTTCAAAGACAGTAACGGCCGGATAATTCGCTATATATCCGTACGTGTGGATATAACTGCGCGTAAGCAGAAGGAACTGATTCTGCGCGAAAGGTTGAAGGAAAGAACTTGTCTGTATGCGATCCGCCGCGAGATGGAGCAAGATTGCTCCATCGGTGAATTGTGCGCGCGAATTTTTGAACACCTTATACCGGCTATGCAGTTTCCTGATCATGTTGCGTGCATGATCAGTATTCATGATCAGCGCTATACCTCTTATAACTACAATGAGGATCTTAATCATGGTATTTTCGCAAGAATCAAAATAAATGGGACAGTTTGTGGTCAATTGCAGGTTTTCTATACAGAAGAAAAGTCGTTCATGCTGCCGGATGAACAAAATCTTATTGACCATATAGCAGATGACTTCAGATTCTGGCTGGAACGCAAGCAGCTGGAGCGGCATATCAGCTTTATGGCCAACCATGATGCGCTGACAGGCTTGCCGAATCGATTATTGCTGCAAGATCGATTGTCGCAGGCGCTGGCTCATAATCAGCGTCATCGGGATTTTTCCGCGGTTTTGTTCATCGATCTGGATCATTTCAAAGTTGTGAATGACACGCTTGGTCACGGTTTGGGCGATCTTTTGCTGAAGGAGGTGGCTGCCAGGCTTTTATCCAGCATACGCAGCGAGGATACGGCAGCTCGTCAAGGTGGCGATGAATTTATCGTGATACTGACACAAATCACCGATGTTGCGGCTGTCGAATCGATTGTGAAAAAGATATTGTATGGATTGGCACAGCCCTATCACATTAATGAACGGGTGTTGCATATTGATAGCAGTATTGGCATTGCTTTGTATCCCAAAGATGGGAAAGATGTGGATGCACTGCTAAAACACAGTGATCTGGCGATGTACCATGCGAAAGCAACAGGACGCAGCAACTACCAGTTTTATTCCGCAGAGATGAATCGTTTGATGCAAGAAAAACATGAATTGGGCAATGACTTGCATAAGGCAATAAGAAATAACGAGCTGATGCTGTACTTTCAGCCGATTATTGATATGGATACGCATCATTGGGTTGGTCTGGAAGTGTTGCTACGCTGGCAGCATGCGGAAAAGGGATTGATTTCGCCCGCTCAATTTATTAAGTTGGCCGAAGAAACCGGCTTGATCTTGCCGATTGGAGATTGGGTCATCAGAACTACATGTATGCAGCTAAAAGAGTGGCAGGATGAAGGACTTGAAGTGCCCAGAATCGCCATCAATCTTTCCGTCAAACAATTTCAAAAGAAATATTTTGTGCAAGAGGTGGCGAGTATTCTGAAACAAGTCGAGGTTTCGGCGAGTTGTCTGGCTTTGGAGATTACAGAAAGCATGCTGGCGGAAAACATTGCAGAGGTGAATGGAACATTGCAGCAATTGAGTGCCATGGGATTTAAGATCTCGATTGATGATTTTGGTACCGGCTATTCAAATCTGAGCTATTTGAAGCACTATACGATTGATGCATTGAAAATAGATCGCTCTTTTGTGCGTGATATCGCAATCGATGAAAATGATGCAGCAATAGTGACAGCGATCATCGCGATGGCGCACAGTCTGAATATGCATGTGGTTGCCGAAGGTGTGGAATCAAAAGAGCAAATTGATTTTCTCAAGCAGCGCGGATGCAGGCAATATCAAGGATTTTATTTTAGTAAACCGCTGCCTGCGAGAGAAGCTGCCGAGAAATTAAAGCAATGGAATACAATCTTGATGCTGGCTAATGCGCAAAAATGAATACGATCGGTGTGCTTGAGATCGAGAATAACTTGTTTAGAGTATGTTATTCTACTGATTGCTAAGAACAATACGATATTTTGCTTTACCGCTGGCTAACTTCTCCAGTGCTTCATTGATTTTGTCAAAGGGGAATATCTCAACAACCGGCTTAATATTATGCTGTTTGACAAAATTCAACATGGCGATCATGCTCGCTGGACTGCCGGTAGGTGAGCCGGAAATTGAATATTGACCTGAGATTAGTGGAAATACATTAATATCCAGTGGTTCTAGCGTTACGCCTAAAAAATGTAACCGCCCTTTGGGACGCAAAGTTGCAAGGTAGGTATTCCAATCCAACTTCACATTGACTGTCGATAGAATTAAGTCGAACTGATTCGATGCAGCGGCAAGTTGAGCAGAATCGCGTGTATCCAAGACATTATGCGCACCTAACGCCAATGCCTCTTTTTTCTTGTTATCACTGGAAGTGAAGGCGGTTACTTGACAACCCCAGGCATTTAGAAACTGCAGAGCAATGTGCCCTAAGCCGCCGATGCCGATGACAGCGACATTTGCAGTGGGTGAGATATTGAATTGCAATAAGGGATTAAAGACAGTGATTCCACCACAAAAAAGGGGGGCTGCATTTTGGGCATCAATGCCGTCCGGCAGCGCGATTACACTGGCAGC is part of the Gammaproteobacteria bacterium genome and encodes:
- a CDS encoding EAL domain-containing protein, producing MVGIGISITGFETLRQLLAQIPADSGAAFVVIFQSTDSTQVSQFFGQLRDVTGMEIVLVEDLSKMQPDCIYMATRLDRNLFISNGFLCVFDTVPESVSNFPIDFFFRSLAEDRRESAVGVILSSAGGDGAQGLLEIKKKGGLSLAQDCLLTELEDLGSVFDTTAVGTRATLKLLPDIIARYLKSNSEKPQAMVVINDIVQLLHARTGNDFSRYKRSTLHRRIDRRMQQNQMSTLKDYVHFLNENPKELDLLFKELLINVTHFFRDPVMWQYVKAEIIPPILAANPQGKTVRVWVPACSTGEEAYGFAILFQEALEQSGLQDWYAVKIFATDLDQEAIIKARRGLYPMSISQYISLERLNRFFIRQGNGYRVCNAIRETVVFAPQNVLADVPFSKLDILSCRNLLIYLDRELQKRLLPLFYYALNPGGILLLGTAESIDNFSELFTPLERSLAIYKRLDNGLQLENRNLMQDFSLSAITKKNPVMNLEEILQLLRMEQAMDLPERTDDAAVTAMMTELQLMREEMQTTQEEMQTSQEELRSSNEELHSTNEELLAANRELQAANKALIASKANLKLLYRELQTTYAELTTYLEAIGQLALVSVSDRSGRIIEANDRFCEISGYSQQELIGQDHRILNSGVHSKNFFIEMWETIINGRIWHKEICNRRKSGSLYWVDSTIVPFKDSNGRIIRYISVRVDITARKQKELILRERLKERTCLYAIRREMEQDCSIGELCARIFEHLIPAMQFPDHVACMISIHDQRYTSYNYNEDLNHGIFARIKINGTVCGQLQVFYTEEKSFMLPDEQNLIDHIADDFRFWLERKQLERHISFMANHDALTGLPNRLLLQDRLSQALAHNQRHRDFSAVLFIDLDHFKVVNDTLGHGLGDLLLKEVAARLLSSIRSEDTAARQGGDEFIVILTQITDVAAVESIVKKILYGLAQPYHINERVLHIDSSIGIALYPKDGKDVDALLKHSDLAMYHAKATGRSNYQFYSAEMNRLMQEKHELGNDLHKAIRNNELMLYFQPIIDMDTHHWVGLEVLLRWQHAEKGLISPAQFIKLAEETGLILPIGDWVIRTTCMQLKEWQDEGLEVPRIAINLSVKQFQKKYFVQEVASILKQVEVSASCLALEITESMLAENIAEVNGTLQQLSAMGFKISIDDFGTGYSNLSYLKHYTIDALKIDRSFVRDIAIDENDAAIVTAIIAMAHSLNMHVVAEGVESKEQIDFLKQRGCRQYQGFYFSKPLPAREAAEKLKQWNTILMLANAQK
- a CDS encoding Fe(3+) ABC transporter substrate-binding protein; this encodes MLKSNLSRFPTAVFLLFSLLIIKPVHAEEVVVYSARIEQLIKPMFDAFTKETGIKVKYVTDNEGALLARLEAEGKNTPADMLITADAGNLWAAAQAGLLQPIKSAVLESNIPAHLRDPANEWFGLSIRARTLIYNTKKVKPEELSTYEDLADPKWNKRLCLRTSKKVYNQSLVAMMIAEHGEAEAEKIVKGWVANLAVDPLSDDTRALEFVAAGKCDVTLVNTYYFGRLMKKDPNLPLAIFWPNQNTSGVHVNISGAGVTRHARHEQAAVKLLEFLSSDKAQNLFADVNMEYPVNPKIAVDPFVAAWGGFKQNPINLVKAGELQTTAVKLMDRAGYQ
- a CDS encoding iron ABC transporter permease; its protein translation is MAIWRSVPFIAAALVLAPVGVIVSSFFAPVSDVWQHLLETTLPLLLVNTFWLALGVVAGTALLGISLAWITAVYEFPGRRFFSWALLLPMAMPAYVTAFVALGLFDFTGPVQTALRAWLDSDLSWFPDIRGRMGVVAVMMLAFYPYVYLLARNAFLSQGKRSLEVAQSLGFNRRQGFFKVVLPMARPWIAGGIMLVLMETLADFGTVAVFNYNTFTTAIYKAWFSMFSLPAASQLASLLIMIVFAVIVVEQQLRLRMRYAENKRTERAQRIRLTGWRNWLVAGFVLSVLFLAFLLPMLQLCRWAVQSFAQDFDLTRYLEFLWHSLTLSGLAALLICLVVIAMVYAARRYPSPAARFAVRIATIGYALPGTVLAIGVYVPLVWLDGRLSEWLAGWLQVETGPLIQGTLMIMLIAYLIRFMAVSHYPIDGAMQRITPSIDEAAMSLGVHGGMMIRKVHIPILKPGIFTAATLVFVDVMKEMPITLMTRPFGWDTLAVRIYEMTSEGQWEQAALPAVTLVLAGLIPIFLFMRQTEK
- a CDS encoding NAD(P)-dependent alcohol dehydrogenase gives rise to the protein MIKAYAAFEVGGKLQPFEYDPGLLNDHDVEIAIEYCGICHSDLSMLNNEWGITRFPFVPGHEIIGTISAKGANVHSLQVGQRVGLGWHSEYCMTCYSCLSGDHNLCAQSESTIVNRHGGFADKVRAHAASVIALPDGIDAQNAAPLFCGGITVFNPLLQFNISPTANVAVIGIGGLGHIALQFLNAWGCQVTAFTSSDNKKKEALALGAHNVLDTRDSAQLAAASNQFDLILSTVNVKLDWNTYLATLRPKGRLHFLGVTLEPLDINVFPLISGQYSISGSPTGSPASMIAMLNFVKQHNIKPVVEIFPFDKINEALEKLASGKAKYRIVLSNQ
- a CDS encoding cupin domain-containing protein, encoding MKLRNIYAEIPKNLNQEFFELLTKNEAVKIERIISKGQRSPESGGWYDQEKNEWVMILKGKAVLSFEDQTSVQLFEGDFITIPAHKKHKVAWTDPDTETIWLAIHY
- the rho gene encoding transcription termination factor Rho encodes the protein MRLSDLKNLHVTELVKMAVENEIDGANRMRKQDLIFALLKNQARKGENIYGHGTLEVLQDGFGFLRSPDTSYLAGPDDIYISPSQIRRFNLHTGDSIDGEIRPPKDGERYFALVKVDKVNNEPPENSKQKILFENLTPLFPDERLVLERDIKAEENITSRIIDLIAPIGKGQRGLLVASPKSGKTVMLQHIAHAIAANYPDVILMVLLIDERPEEVTEMIRSVRGEVISSTFDEAATRHVQVAEMVIEKAKRLVEHKKDVVILLDSITRLARAYNAVVPASGKVLTGGVDASALQRPKRFFGAARNIEEGGSLTIIATALIDTGSRMDDVIYEEFKGTGNMEIHLDRKMAEKRIYPAINVNRSGTRREELLISPDVLQKIWVLRKLLHPMDDMDAMAFLLDKIKATKNNSDFFDSMRRV
- the rpmE gene encoding 50S ribosomal protein L31, whose translation is MKADIHPDYQEITVTCSCGSVFKTRSTMNKPLNIEVCSQCHPFYTGKHKIVDTAGRVEKFRQKYSKQIRK
- the trxA gene encoding thioredoxin TrxA — encoded protein: MSQHIHYVTDANFDAEVLQSTTPVLVDYWAEWCGPCKMIAPILDEIASEYGERLKVAKLNIDENQITPPKYGIRGIPTLMLFKNGNIEATKVGALSKSQLTAFIDSHI
- a CDS encoding ABC transporter ATP-binding protein → MSTVLLQLHNIRQAYGAQVVIHDLSLQLRKGQIGCLLGPSGCGKTTALRCIAGFERVSAGEILLNEVSVSSASAFVPPERRRIGMVFQDYALFPHLDVAANIGFGLHRLTRAERERRVEELLHVVHLASVAKKYPHELSGGQQQRVALARALAPKPDLLLLDEPFSNLDVSLRERLSMEVREIIKNQGITAILVTHDQTEAFAIADVIGVMDHGEIQQWDTAFNLYHRPANRFVANFIGQGVFLPGRVTDAQQVEIELGVLSGAIPQHCEAGCQVDVLLRPDDIVHDDASPMKATVMHKAFRGAEILYTLRLASGVKVLVLVPSHHDHAIGGKIGIKLEADHIVAFRQLQG